One part of the Malus sylvestris chromosome 2, drMalSylv7.2, whole genome shotgun sequence genome encodes these proteins:
- the LOC126608243 gene encoding putative pectinesterase/pectinesterase inhibitor 45: protein MAFQDFDQISERRKAEKARKVKKRIIIAVVVILLLVLIAVGAYFIVNKLSNKKGNAKQGNTTQGKAGKPAPAAPKQKNTPPKNKAPSNSKKILKEMCSATDYKDKCEGIIEKANGETKPMAFIKTAISATSDEAKSVYSKTAELTFSSPEEKGAFEDCKGLFEDAMEELGDAISQVGNNTESGKVRIGVLNSWLSAVISYQQTCVDGFPDGKLKSDLEKMLQTSKEFTSNSLAMLSLLNQLQLPSTGAAAGSNRRLLSQDKSGFPNWMSHEDRRMLKKNDKKLTPNVTVAKDGSGNYKTISEALEKMPQKYEGRYVIYVKEGVYYETVTVTKKMPNVTMYGDGSQKSIITGNKNLADGVRTFQTAPFAALGEGFMAKSMGFRNTAGPEKRQAVAARVQADRAIFLNCRFEGYQETLYAQTHRQFYKSCVISGTVDFIFGDAAAIFQNCLIYVRKPLENQQNTVTAQGRTDKRETTGIVLQNCQIMPDKDLEPVKSQFKTYLGRPWKEFSRTIVMESTIEDLIHLDGWTPWEGDFALKTLYYAEYNNKGPGAKTDNRVKWDGYKKINKEEAMQYTVGPFLKGHAWLKVEGVPVRFGLFEN from the exons ATGGCATTTCAGGATTTCGACCAGATTTCTGAACGCCGAAAGGCCGAGAAGGCACGTAAGGTCAAGAAGAGAATTATCATAGCGGTTGTCGTTATTCTCCTCCTTGTTCTGATTGCCGTCGGAGCCTATTTCATTGTCAACAAACTTAGCAACAAGAAGGGAAATGCTAAGCAGGGCAATACTACGCAAGGCAAAGCAGGGAAACCTGCACCGGCGGCtccaaaacagaaaaatacaCCACCGAAGAACAAAGCCCCTTCAAATAGTAAGAAGATCCTGAAGGAGATGTGCAGTGCGACAGATTACAAGGACAAGTGCGAGGGCATCATTGAAAAGGCAAATGGCGAAACGAAACCCATGGCATTCATCAAGACCGCAATCTCAGCCACCTCGGACGAGGCCAAGAGTGTCTACAGCAAAACCGCTGAGCTCACTTTCAGCAGCCCGGAAGAGAAGGGAGCGTTCGAGGATTGCAAAGGGCTGTTCGAGGACGCCATGGAGGAATTGGGGGACGCCATTTCTCAGGTTGGCAACAACACTGAGTCAGGGAAAGTGCGCATCGGCGTCTTGAACAGCTGGCTAAGTGCGGTGATATCTTACCAGCAGACATGCGTCGACGGGTTTCCTGATGGAAAATTGAAGTCCGACTTGGAGAAGATGTTGCAGACCTCTAAGGAATTCACGAGCAATTCCCTGGCCATGCTTTCACTCCTTAACCAGTTGCAACTACCGAGTACAGGAGCAGCTGCAGGATCAAATCGCCGCCTTCTATCGCAGGACAAGAGCGGATTCCCTAACTGGATGAGTCATGAGGACCGAAGGATGTTGAAGAAAAACGACAAGAAACTCACCCCCAACGTGACAGTGGCAAAAGATGGCAGTGGAAACTACAAAACCATTAGTGAAGCCTTGGAAAAAATGCCCCAAAAATACGAAGGACG GTATGTCATCTATGTTAAAGAAGGAGTCTATTATGAGACTGTGACTGTGACAAAGAAGATGCCGAACGTTACAATGTACGGCGATGGTTCACAGAAGAGCATCATCACTGGAAATAAGAACTTAGCCGATGGAGTTAGGACATTTCAAACTGCACCTTTCG CGGCCTTAGGGGAAGGTTTTATGGCAAAGTCGATGGGATTCAGAAACACGGCTGGACCTGAAAAGCGTCAGGCAGTGGCAGCGAGAGTCCAAGCAGACCGCGCTATTTTTCTGAACTGCCGGTTTGAAGGGTACCAAGAGACATTGTACGCACAAACTCATCGGCAGTTCTATAAGAGCTGTGTCATTTCCGGCACAGTTGATTTCATCTTTGGCGACGCTGCTGCCATCTTCCAGAACTGCTTGATCTATGTTCGCAAGCCTTTGGAAAACCAACAAAACACTGTCACAGCCCAGGGAAGGACTGACAAACGGGAAACCACAGGAATAGTGTTGCAGAATTGCCAAATCATGCCTGACAAAGATCTTGAGCCAGTAAAGTCCCAATTCAAGACCTACCTCGGAAGGCCATGGAAAGAATTTTCGAGAACCATAGTGATGGAGTCGACAATTGAGGACCTGATTCACCTGGATGGATGGACACCGTGGGAAGGAGATTTCGCGTTGAAAACGTTGTATTACGCAGAGTATAACAACAAGGGACCGGGCGCAAAAACTGACAACAGAGTGAAGTGGGATGGATACAAGAAAATTAACAAGGAAGAGGCAATGCAGTATACTGTAGGGCCTTTCTTGAAAGGGCACGCTTGGCTCAAGGTTGAGGGTGTTCCTGTCCGCTTCGGcctatttgaaaattaa